The following coding sequences are from one Strix uralensis isolate ZFMK-TIS-50842 chromosome 6, bStrUra1, whole genome shotgun sequence window:
- the LOC141944924 gene encoding helix-loop-helix protein 13-like, whose amino-acid sequence MEELCYSFEQEESAAEFLFWDQADPSAQLDDFLLDCSSLAPQLSPWSLGPQLSPCPVPGRRGERAGGAEADSSRPAGRLRPRHAANVRERKRMLNINSAFDQLRCHVPTFPYEKRLSKIDTLRLAIAYIALLGEILLSGCDPKSYVERCLKNGLPSQQPATWNTSDLTARLSWVKWD is encoded by the exons ATGGAGGAACTTTGTTACAGCTTCGAGCAGGAAGAATCCGCTGCTGAATTTCTCTTCTGGGACCAGGCGGATCCCAGCGCTCAGCTGGATGACTTCCTCCTGGACTGCTCCTCCCTGGCGCCGCAGTTGTCCCCCTGGTCCCTGGGCCCGCAGTTGTCCCCCTGTCCCGTCCCGGGGcgccggggggagcgggcggggggtgCTGAAGCGGACAGCTCCCGGCCCGCCGGCCGCCTCCGCCCGCGCCACGCCGCCAACGTCCgcgagaggaagaggatgctCAACATCAACTCGGCCTTCGACCAGCTCCGCTGCCACGTACCCACCTTCCCCTACGAGAAGCGCCTCTCCAAAATCGACACGCTCCGGCTGGCCATTGCCTACATCGCTCTCCTTGGCGAGATCCTCCTGTCCGGATGCGACCCCAAATCGTACGTGGAACGGTGCCTGAAGAACGGTTTGCCAAGCCAACAGCCGGCAACTTGGAATACGAGCG ATCTGACAGCCCGCCTGTCTTGGGTAAAGTGGGATTAA